From Medicago truncatula cultivar Jemalong A17 chromosome 7, MtrunA17r5.0-ANR, whole genome shotgun sequence, a single genomic window includes:
- the LOC25497649 gene encoding ABC transporter F family member 4, which produces MGKKKSEDAGPSTKTKPGSKDVSKKEKFSVSAMLAGMDEKADKPKKASSNKAKPKPAPKASAYTDDIDLPPSDDDESEEELEEKHRPDLKPLEVSIAEKELKKREKKDILAAHVAEQAKKEALRDDRDAFTVVIGSRASVLDGDDGADANVKDITIENFSVSARGKELLKNTSVKISHGKRYGLIGPNGMGKSTLLKLLAWRKIPVPKNIDVLLVEQEVVGDDKTALEAVVSANVELIKIRQEVSYLQNAASGEEGVDKNDTNEEEDAGEKLAELYEQLQLMGSDAAESQASKILAGLGFTKDMQGRPTKSFSGGWRMRISLARALFVQPTLLLLDEPTNHLDLRAVLWLEEYLCRWKKTLVVVSHDRDFLNTVCSEIIHLHDLKLHFYRGNFDAFESGYEQRRREANKKYETFDKQLKAARRTGNKAQQDKVKDRAKFAAAKESKSKSKGKGKVDEDETQVEVPHKWRDYSVEFHFPEPTELTPPLLQLIEVSFSYPNREDFRLSDVDVGIDMGTRVAIVGPNGAGKSTLLNLLAGDLVPSEGEVRRSQKLRIGRYSQHFVDLLTMDETPVQYLLRLHPDQEGLSKQEAVRAKLGKYGLPSHNHLTPIVKLSGGQKARVVFTSISMSRPHILLLDEPTNHLDMQSIDALADALDEFTGGVVLVSHDSRLISRVCDDEERSQIWVVEDGTVRNFPGTFEDYKDDLLKEIKAEVDD; this is translated from the coding sequence ATGGGTAAGAAAAAGTCAGAGGATGCAGGACCATCTACAAAGACTAAACCAGGAAGCAAAGATGTTTCTAAGAAGGAAAAATTTTCTGTCTCTGCCATGTTGGCAGGCATGGATGAAAAAGCTGACAAGCCTAAAAAGGCATCCTCGAATAAGGCGAAGCCAAAACCTGCTCCGAAAGCTTCTGCATACACTGATGACATTGATCTTCCTCCCTCTGATGATGATGAGTCTGAAGAAGAGCTAGAGGAAAAGCATAGGCCTGATTTGAAGCCACTTGAGGTGTCTATTGCTGAAAAAGAGTTGAAAAAGCGtgaaaagaaagatattttagCTGCCCATGTGGCTGAACAGGCAAAGAAAGAAGCTCTTCGGGATGATCGTGATGCTTTCACCGTTGTCATTGGAAGTCGGGCTTCAGTGCTTGATGGAGACGATGGTGCTGATGCTAATGTCAAAGATATAACAATAGAAAATTTTTCTGTGTCTGCTCGGGGTAAAGAACTTCTGAAGAATACTTCTGTAAAGATATCTCATGGAAAACGGTATGGTTTGATTGGGCCGAATGGAATGGGCAAGTCAACACTATTGAAGCTTCTTGCTTGGAGGAAGATACCGGTGCCTAAGAATATTGATGTCCTTCTGGTTGAGCAGGAGGTAGTTGGCGATGATAAAACAGCGCTTGAAGCTGTTGTTTCAGCTAATGTTGAACTTATTAAAATTCGACAAGAAGTTTCTTATCTACAAAatgcagcttctggtgaagaaGGTGTGGATAAAAATGATACTAACGAGGAAGAGGATGCGGGAGAAAAGCTAGCAGAGCTGTATGAACAATTACAACTGATGGGGTCTGATGCTGCTGAATCTCAAGCGTCAAAGATTTTAGCTGGTCTGGGTTTTACAAAGGACATGCAGGGCCGTCCTACAAAATCCTTTAGTGGCGGCTGGAGGATGAGAATTTCTTTAGCTCGAGCACTTTTTGTGCAACCCACTCTATTATTGCTCGATGAACCCACTAATCATCTTGACTTGCGGGCTGTTCTGTGGTTAGAGGAGTATTTGTGTCGTTGGAAAAAAACTTTGGTGGTTGTATCACACGATAGAGATTTTCTCAATACAGTATGCTCTGAGATTATTCATCTGCATGATTTGAAACTTCATTTCTATCGTGGAAATTTTGATGCTTTTGAGAGTGGGTATGAACAGCGTCGTAGAGAAGCGAATAAGAAGTATGAGACTTTTGACAAGCAATTGAAAGCAGCTAGAAGAACCGGGAACAAGGCTCAACAAGATAAGGTGAAGGACAGAGCTAAGTTTGCAGCAGCTAAGGAATCGAAAAGCAAAAGCAAGGGAAAGGGAAAGGTTGATGAGGATGAGACCCAAGTAGAGGTACCACACAAGTGGAGGGACTACAGCGTGGAGTTCCACTTTCCCGAACCTACTGAACTCACACCTCCACTTCTGCAGCTTATTGAAGTGAGCTTCAGTTACCCAAACCGAGAGGATTTTAGACTCTCGGATGTTGATGTTGGCATTGATATGGGGACTCGTGTTGCCATTGTTGGGCCTAATGGTGCTGGAAAATCTACACTGCTGAATCTTCTAGCTGGTGATTTGGTTCCAAGTGAAGGTGAAGTTCGAAGAAGTCAGAAGTTGAGGATAGGGAGATATTCCCAACATTTTGTGGACCTACTAACAATGGATGAAACACCTGTTCAGTACCTTCTTCGTCTCCATCCAGACCAGGAGGGGCTTAGTAAGCAAGAGGCTGTTCGTGCAAAACTTGGTAAATATGGGCTACCTAGTCATAATCATCTTACCCCCATTGTCAAACTATCAGGAGGGCAGAAAGCACGGGTGGTATTCACATCGATATCCATGTCAAGACCTCACATTTTATTGTTAGATGAACCCACAAATCATTTGGATATGCAAAGTATTGATGCATTGGCTGATGCGCTGGATGAATTCACTGGTGGAGTTGTTCTTGTTAGTCATGATTCTAGATTGATATCACGAGTCTGTGATGATGAAGAACGGAGTCAAATATGGGTTGTTGAAGATGGCACTGTCAGAAATTTCCCTGGAACATTTGAGGATTACAAGGATGATCTGCTGAAAGAGATTAAAGCTGAAGTTGATGATTGA